A DNA window from Pungitius pungitius chromosome 1, fPunPun2.1, whole genome shotgun sequence contains the following coding sequences:
- the paip2b gene encoding polyadenylate-binding protein-interacting protein 2B isoform X1, translating to MPEPAEMSGPEVAKTPGGGAPGKEGKEPVANGHAGEGSDANPFAEYMWMENEEEYNRQVEEELLEQEFLERCFQEMLEEEDQDWFIPSRDLNNQGVGQLQQQLNGLSVSDHHNNLEEVARKSILNPEAKEFVPGKKY from the exons AGCCGGCTGAGATGAGCGGTCCAGAGGTGGCCAAGACACCGGGAGGTGGTGCTCCAGGCAAGGAGGGAAAGGAGCCAGTGGCCAATGGGCATGCAGGAGAGGGCAGCGACGCCAACCCGTTTGCTGAGTACATGTGGATGGAGAATGAAGAAGAGTATaacagacag GTGGAAGAAGAACTGCTGGAGCAGGAATTCTTGGAGCGCTGCTTCCAGGAaatgttggaggaggaggaccaggatTGGTTCATCCCTTCACGTGACCTCAATAACCAGGGGGTggggcagctgcagcagcagctcaacgGCCTGTCCGTCAGCGATCACCATAACAACCTGGAGGAAGTGGCG aggaagagcaTCTTGAATCCCGAAGCAAAGGAGTTTGTCCCGGGGAAGAAATACTAG
- the paip2b gene encoding polyadenylate-binding protein-interacting protein 2B isoform X2, which translates to MSGPEVAKTPGGGAPGKEGKEPVANGHAGEGSDANPFAEYMWMENEEEYNRQVEEELLEQEFLERCFQEMLEEEDQDWFIPSRDLNNQGVGQLQQQLNGLSVSDHHNNLEEVARKSILNPEAKEFVPGKKY; encoded by the exons ATGAGCGGTCCAGAGGTGGCCAAGACACCGGGAGGTGGTGCTCCAGGCAAGGAGGGAAAGGAGCCAGTGGCCAATGGGCATGCAGGAGAGGGCAGCGACGCCAACCCGTTTGCTGAGTACATGTGGATGGAGAATGAAGAAGAGTATaacagacag GTGGAAGAAGAACTGCTGGAGCAGGAATTCTTGGAGCGCTGCTTCCAGGAaatgttggaggaggaggaccaggatTGGTTCATCCCTTCACGTGACCTCAATAACCAGGGGGTggggcagctgcagcagcagctcaacgGCCTGTCCGTCAGCGATCACCATAACAACCTGGAGGAAGTGGCG aggaagagcaTCTTGAATCCCGAAGCAAAGGAGTTTGTCCCGGGGAAGAAATACTAG